GATATCGACCAGGATGCCCGCTTCGTCGACCGGGATGCGCAGAACATCTCCGGCGCAGACCGGCGGCCGGATCGAGCCTGGAGACTTCCTCCCGGTAGGAGAGATCCAGGAGCAGCGGGTGGCCGCCCTTGCCCCCGAAAACCGGGCAGAGGAGCCCTTTGCCCGAGGCTTGGCGGGCCTGGAGGAGGGCGGCGAAGACCGCGGGCGTCAGATCGGGGTGGTCCCCCGGCACGATAAACGCGGCGCCGGGGGCCGAAGGAAGCGCCGCCAAGCCCGCCTGGACCGAGGACAACATGCCCCGTCCGGGATCGGGATTGACGACGATCTCGACCGGAAATCGGCGAACCAGCGGCTCGATCCGTTCCCGGCCGAAGCCCAAGACCCGATCTCGACCGGAAATCGGCGAACCAGCGGCTCGATCCGTTCCCGGCCGAAGCCCAAGACCACGATTGTCCGCTCGATCGGGGCGCCCTGGACGGAGGCCAGGACCGTCTCCAGGATGGTGCTCCCCCCGTACGGGAGAAGCAGTTTGGGGCGGCCCAT
This window of the Candidatus Aminicenantes bacterium genome carries:
- a CDS encoding NTP transferase domain-containing protein, which produces MTFSAVVLAAGESRRMGRPKLLLPYGGSTILETVLASVQGAPIERTIVVLGFGRERIEPLVRRFPVEIGSWASAGNGSSRWFADFRSRSSSIPIPDGACCPRSRRAWRRFLRPPAPRLSCRGTTPI